Proteins encoded in a region of the Sugiyamaella lignohabitans strain CBS 10342 chromosome B, complete sequence genome:
- the RFX1 gene encoding Rfx1p (Major transcriptional repressor of DNA-damage-regulated genes; recruits repressors Tup1p and Cyc8p to their promoters; involved in DNA damage and replication checkpoint pathway; similar to a family of mammalian DNA binding RFX1-4 proteins; GO_component: GO:0005737 - cytoplasm [Evidence IDA] [PMID 11914276]; GO_component: GO:0005634 - nucleus [Evidence IDA] [PMID 11914276]; GO_component: GO:0005634 - nucleus [Evidence IDA] [PMID 14562095]; GO_function: GO:0003677 - DNA binding [Evidence IEA,IEA]; GO_function: GO:0000978 - RNA polymerase II core promoter proximal region sequence-specific DNA binding [Evidence IDA] [PMID 9741624]; GO_function: GO:0043565 - sequence-specific DNA binding [Evidence IDA] [PMID 19111667]; GO_process: GO:0000122 - negative regulation of transcription from RNA polymerase II promoter [Evidence IGI,IMP] [PMID 16835445]; GO_process: GO:0000122 - negative regulation of transcription from RNA polymerase II promoter [Evidence IDA] [PMID 9741624]; GO_process: GO:0045944 - positive regulation of transcription from RNA polymerase II promoter [Evidence IMP] [PMID 16107689]; GO_process: GO:0006355 - regulation of transcription, DNA-templated [Evidence IEA]) has protein sequence MEERIHVERSPRTSLNPDMAAVSNGVGRTRSGSSGSNSGSAAAVAAAAVYIDQLAGGGRPSGAGEAEFAIDPALGNGKVVRGANGLQQLQLQQEEQQGLQLQQQRHQPPPYQYTASQIQEMQAQAQAQAQAQAQAQAAQAAAQAEAEAQAQYQAHAQAQAQAQAQAQAQAQAHAQVQAQAQAQAQAQAQAQAQVARAQAQAQAQAQAQAQAQAQAQAEVRAQAEAEAQAARAQVVQAQAAQAQAQADAQAQAQAQAQVQAAQAQAQAQAQAAQAQAVAQAQAQAQTHAQVHAQVTGSASNSYPVTSTHFSNLDIYPPNQQLLQFQKRHDPGQPMVGLEESPMGLAMGPTTPIRVPDNTPQSHPQVLSNIGPPQHPPPQAQHAIQQSQSSALRKRKASAISTSTPQQQSTPRNNTTPGSANGNIATPPGTLDSDLKIAAISSKDTALDELVENARKDDNSSLAEKSRKFFGMSWLIRNCELELDANVPRNRIYARYVGLCSEYYLKPLNPASFGKLVRIMFPTIKTRRLGVRGQSKYHYCGIKLVGDQNNATGTTPVGTPNRFGNNSPDMFSNRSFNNTPGPSNSSSMIFSPYDTPTQGQNPFPPQPSGPQTQSQQQSPTQLSPTYPRTSAAPAVAAAVTQGQIPTSAGTSGNSTDGLRFHQQHLRFAASFNDFNDISLSPNTHEFTIPPLEPYLDPNTDPDASTTLYALYKSHCRSLIEALRFMHVKKFFHILSVFIGGLTTPVQRLLKQQGVVAWVSKVDWIMYKEMVRLLSPLPLQEIPTQVLHGLRSLYQSLPNHLASVLTNMPKAFTEARTKPAIAFARLLDRLLRANEAALNAGKILVDEEDLAKMRYDWMRFVDARALVMREIPCGGPEVVNILQDGVLQLLSLEEDDGQANNGSSSNTNSNSNNSGSINGIRGTGSGHHHSASKDKNDLSKSEATIIQWAQFLSSLPPQFPKVSPRLFLLCLSSVLTSALRDISMNGGEGFGAWWVVRCWIDEWMGWTAEMGGFLAYGGEEDVLDKNGTLVKNSNSNPNHPQQQYQQHQQNNSNSSSQFVGHGEFSSIQLLFVNDAPVNVEDSIQIQTQPNGHSKKNVQQMLDEVDNAAELNGHVDGQNDNVDDDDDDDDDGPDHLTGKSSYDDVDDGASGPVIKTEMQLVDPVDAIEGLINDNVARQV, from the coding sequence ATGGAAGAGCGAATTCATGTCGAACGGTCCCCTCGAACGTCGTTAAATCCAGATATGGCTGCAGTTTCTAATGGTGTAGGGAGAACTAGAAGTGGTTCCAGTGGGAGTAATAGCGGCTcggcagctgctgtagctgctgccgctgttTATATAGATCAACTGGCAGGAGGAGGTCGACCGTCAGGTGCCGGTGAAGCCGAGTTTGCAATTGATCCTGCTCTCGGTAATGGAAAAGTTGTAAGAGGTGCCAATGggcttcagcagctgcagttACAGCAGGAAGAGCAACAGGGACTACAGCTTCAGCAACAGCGTCACCAACCTCCTCCGTACCAGTACACAGCATCCCAGATACAGGAAATgcaagcacaagcacaagctcAGGCACAGGCTCAAGCACAGGCTCAGGCGGCTCAGGCAGCTGCTCAAGCTGAAGCAGAGGCCCAAGCTCAGTACCAGGCACatgctcaagctcaagctcaagctcaagctcaagctcaagctcaagctcaggCCCATGCTCAAGTTCAGGCTCAGGCACAAGCTCAAGCACaggcacaagcacaagcacaggCTCAAGTTGCTAGAGCTCaggcacaagcacaagcacaagcacaggCCCAAGCTCAGGCTCAGGCTCAAGCCCAAGCCGAAGTACGAGCTCAGGCAGAAGCTGAAGCACAGGCTGCTCGTGCTCAAGTGGTCCAAGCCCAAGCAGCACAAGCTCAGGCTCAAGCAGatgctcaagctcaagctcaagctcaggCTCAAGTACAAgcagcacaagcacaagcccaagcacaagctcaagctgctcaagctcaagcagtagcacaagcacaagctcaagctcaaacTCATGCCCAAGTTCATGCACAAGTCACTGGATCAGCATCTAATTCATATCCAGTGACATCAACTCACTTTTCAAACCTCGATATTTATCCTCCTAATCAGCAATTGCTGCAATTTCAAAAACGGCATGATCCAGGCCAGCCTATGGTAGGCCTCGAAGAATCGCCAATGGGACTTGCCATGGGTCCTACAACTCCTATCCGAGTTCCAGATAATACCCCACAATCGCATCCTCAGGTTCTAAGTAATATTGGACCACCTCAGCATCCTCCTCCTCAAGCACAGCACGCCATCCAACAATCCCAGTCATCTGCTCTTCGCAAACGAAAAGCAAGTGCCATTTCGACTTCTacaccacaacaacaatcaacTCCTAGAAACAATACCACACCAGGTTCTGCCAATGGTAACATTGCAACTCCACCAGGAACTCTTGATTCTGATTTGAAAATTGCTGCTATTAGTAGTAAAGATACTGCTCTTGATGAGCTGGTCGAGAATGCTCGTAAAGACGATAACAGTTCATTAGCAGAGAAATCACGAAAATTTTTTGGCATGTCATGGTTAATACGAAACTGTGAATTAGAACTGGATGCTAATGTACCAAGAAACCGTATCTACGCTAGATATGTCGGTCTTTGCTCTGAGTACTACTTAAAACCGTTGAATCCAGCTTCTTTTGGTAAACTTGTGAGAATCATGTTTCCCACTATAAAAACGAGAAGATTAGGAGTTCGTGGCCAAAGTAAATATCACTATTGTGGTATTAAGTTGGTGGGTGATCAAAACAATGCTACTGGAACTACTCCTGTTGGAACTCCCAACAGATTCGGTAACAACAGTCCTGATATGTTCTCTAATAGAAGTTTCAACAACACTCCTGGACCctccaacagcagtagcatGATTTTTTCTCCCTATGATACCCCGACACAGGGACAGAATCCATTTCCTCCTCAACCGTCTGGTCCACAGACACAgtcacaacaacaatcacCAACTCAGTTATCACCGACTTACCCACGGacttcagcagctcctgcagttgctgctgctgtaacACAGGGTCAGATACCAACATCAGCCGGCACGTCAGGAAATTCGACCGATGGCTTGAGATTCCATCAACAACACCTGCGGTTTGCTGCCAGTTTTAACGATTTCAACGATATTTCACTCTCACCTAATACGCATGAATTCACCATTCCTCCTTTAGAACCATACTTGGACCCCAATACCGATCCTGATGCATCCACCACTTTGTACGCCCTGTACAAGTCTCATTGTCGTTCGTTGATAGAAGCTCTGAGATTTATGCATGTCAAGAAGTTTTTCCATATCCTGTCTGTTTTCATTGGTGGTTTGACAACCCCTGTACAACGACTACTAAAACAGCAAGGGGTGGTCGCCTGGGTGTCAAAAGTCGATTGGATCATGTACAAGGAAATGGTTCGGTTGCTGAGTCCATTACCACTACAAGAGATTCCCACTCAAGTTTTGCATGGTCTTCGTTCGTTATATCAAAGTCTGCCTAATCACCTGGCAAGTGTACTTACCAACATGCCAAAAGCGTTCACTGAAGCAAGAACTAAACCGGCTATAGCATTTGCACGATTACTAGATCGATTATTAAGAGCGAATGAAGCAGCTCTTAATGCTGGCAAGATTCTagttgacgaagaagatctGGCCAAAATGAGATACGACTGGATGAGATTTGTCGATGCTCGAGCACTAGTCATGCGCGAGATTCCCTGTGGAGGTCCTGAAGTGGTTAACATTCTCCAGGATGGTGTACTACAGTTGCTGAGtctagaagaagacgatggtCAAGCCAATAATGGCAGTAGTAGcaataccaacagcaacagcaacaacagcggCAGCATCAACGGGATCCGTGGCACGGGTTCTGGTCACCATCACAGCGcatcaaaagataaaaacGACCTGTCCAAATCAGAAGCGACAATAATCCAGTGGGCACAGTTTTTGTCGTCACTTCCACCGCAGTTTCCCAAAGTATCACCGCGACTGTTTCTCCTATGTCTCAGTTCTGTCCTGACATCTGCTCTGCGTGATATCAGTATGAATGGAGGAGAGGGATTTGGAGCCTGGTGGGTTGTACGGTGCTGGATTGACGAGTGGATGGGCTGGACCGCCGAAATGGGCGGGTTCCTGGCATatggtggtgaagaagacgtGCTCGATAAAAACGGCACCCTCGTCAAAAACAGCAATTCGAACCCGAATCAcccacaacaacagtatcaacaacatcaacaaaataacagcaacagcagcagccagtttGTGGGTCACGGCGAGTTCTCGTCGATCCAGCTGTTATTTGTGAATGACGCACCAGTCAATGTCGAAGACAgtatccagatccagaccCAACCGAACGGACACTCGAAAAAGAACGTACAACAGATGCTCGACGAAGTGGACAATGCCGCTGAACTAAACGGCCACGTCGACGGACAAAACGAcaatgttgatgatgacgatgacgacgatgatgacggtCCAGACCATCTCACCGGAAAATCCAGCTACGACGATGTCGACGACGGCGCCTCTGGCCCCGTCATCAAAACCGAAATGCAGCTCGTCGACCCCGTAGACGCCATAGAAGGTCTCATCAACGACAATGTAGCCCGCCAAGTGTAG
- the RRP14 gene encoding Rrp14p (Essential protein, constituent of 66S pre-ribosomal particles; interacts with proteins involved in ribosomal biogenesis and cell polarity; member of the SURF-6 family; GO_component: GO:0022625 - cytosolic large ribosomal subunit [Evidence IDA] [PMID 17272295]; GO_component: GO:0005730 - nucleolus [Evidence IEA]; GO_component: GO:0005730 - nucleolus [Evidence IDA] [PMID 11489916]; GO_component: GO:0005730 - nucleolus [Evidence IDA] [PMID 17804645]; GO_component: GO:0005634 - nucleus [Evidence IEA]; GO_function: GO:0003674 - molecular_function [Evidence ND]; GO_process: GO:0006364 - rRNA processing [Evidence IEA]; GO_process: GO:0042273 - ribosomal large subunit biogenesis [Evidence IPI] [PMID 15100437]; GO_process: GO:0042273 - ribosomal large subunit biogenesis [Evidence IMP] [PMID 17272295]; GO_process: GO:0042273 - ribosomal large subunit biogenesis [Evidence IMP] [PMID 17804645]; GO_process: GO:0042274 - ribosomal small subunit biogenesis [Evidence IMP] [PMID 17272295]; GO_process: GO:0042254 - ribosome biogenesis [Evidence IEA]): MSRTLEERLANHSDAFSGLLSLIPAKYYYDDDTKNQWNRKKQTKDEAKARKRAKFDPSSASTALDIAKEREGGETDASENDDDEQEENEDVDEEDEDEEEEEDEEEEEEEEEEGEVVEVQDEVPQEQVNGKLENGSQSDVASKNNTKASKPAAKKNDSDEDDENDDLIGFDDDGNELRMPAPEPQATDLAPATASGAKKVDEQKIAELRSKLASKINEMREKRKAPGTGVKGAPLNREAILETRRQRQEAAKAKAQLKRKRDDDDEDSDSNDDLTDDIDDDDDNDNTSGGSSSKLVFSQVVFKDGQKATGDLTDLAQQKARKGPRDLLGQIKHLNSKKAKIASLDKEKQAEIAEKSQWSRAILQAEGEKVRDNEKLLKKALKQQNKKKKKSEKEWQERKDNVAKGIQARQAKREENLAKRREMKGVKGKKQKKALKRAGFEGGKSKSKFKKGSKK, encoded by the exons ATGAGCAGGACTTTAGAA GAGCGGTTGGCTAATCATTCCGATGCGTTTAGTGGACTTCTATCTTTGATTCCCGCCAAGTACTATTACGACGATGATACCAAGAACCAATGGAACCGCAAGAAACAGACCAAGGACGAGGCCAAGGCCAGGAAGCGCGCTAAATTCGATCCGTCGTCGGCTTCGACTGCGCTAGATATCGCTAAAGAGCGTGAGGGCGGTGAGACTGATGCCAGTGAaaatgacgacgatgaacAGGAGGAAAATGAGGACGtagatgaggaggatgaggatgaggaagaagaagaggatgaagaggaggaagaggaggaagaagaagagggggaggtggtggaagTGCAGGATGAGGTGCCCCAGGAGCAAGTTAATGGGAAATTGGAGAATGGAAGCCAGTCCGACGTAGCATCTAAGAATAATACCAAGGCCAGCAAACCGGCTGCTAAAAAGAATGACagtgatgaagacgacgagaACGACGACCTTATAGGATTCGACGACGACGGCAACGAGCTGAGAATGCCAGCTCCAGAACCACAGGCCACTGACCTCGCACCTGCGACGGCCAGTGGTGCTAAAAAGGTCGATGAACAAAAAATAGCCGAACTACGGTCTAAACTGGCATCTAAAATTAATGAAATGCGTGAGAAGCGCAAGGCTCCAGGCACCGGTGTCAAGGGAGCTCCTTTAAACAGAGAAGCTATTCTTGAAACGCGGAGACAGCGTCAAGAGGCAGCTAAGGCCAAGGCTCAActcaagagaaaaagagacgatgatgacgaagattcGGATAGCAATGACGATTTGACGGACGATatcgacgacgacgacgacaacGACAACACCAGTGGTGGATCCAGTTCGAAACTGGTCTTTTCGCAGGTGGTGTTTAAAGACGGACAAAAAGCTACAGGAGATCTGACAGATCTGGCACAACAAAAAGCCAGAAAAGGACCCAGAGATCTTCTTGGCCAGATCAAGCATCTCAACAGCAAGAAAGCGAAAATTGCATCTCTCgacaaagaaaaacagGCTGAAATCGCCGAAAAGTCGCAGTGGTCACGAGCCATTCTGCAGGCCGAGGGTGAAAAGGTCCGTGATAACGAAAAGCTCCTGAAAAAGGCTCTTAAAcaacagaacaaaaagaaaaagaagtccGAAAAAGAGTGGCAGGAACGAAAAGACAACGTTGCCAAGGGCATCCAAGCCCGTCAAGCCAAACGTGAAGAAAACCTCGCCAAACGCCGCGAAATGAAAGGTGTCAAGGGcaagaagcagaaaaagGCTCTCAAAAGAGCCGGCTTCGAAGGCGGCAAATCTAAATCAAAGTTCAAAAAGGGTTCCAAGAAGTAA
- the RPL7B gene encoding ribosomal 60S subunit protein L7B (Ribosomal 60S subunit protein L7B; required for processing of 27SA3 pre-rRNA to 27SB pre-rRNA during assembly of large ribosomal subunit; depletion leads to a turnover of pre-rRNA; contains a conserved C-terminal Nucleic acid Binding Domain (NDB2); binds to Domain II of 25S and 5.8S rRNAs; homologous to mammalian ribosomal protein L7 and bacterial L30; RPL7B has a paralog, RPL7A, that arose from the whole genome duplication; GO_component: GO:0005737 - cytoplasm [Evidence IEA,IEA]; GO_component: GO:0005737 - cytoplasm [Evidence IDA] [PMID 19466602]; GO_component: GO:0022625 - cytosolic large ribosomal subunit [Evidence IDA] [PMID 23874617]; GO_component: GO:0005730 - nucleolus [Evidence IDA] [PMID 19466602]; GO_component: GO:0030529 - ribonucleoprotein complex [Evidence IEA]; GO_component: GO:0005840 - ribosome [Evidence IEA]; GO_function: GO:0003735 - structural constituent of ribosome [Evidence IC] [PMID 23874617]; GO_process: GO:0002181 - cytoplasmic translation [Evidence IC] [PMID 23874617]; GO_process: GO:0000470 - maturation of LSU-rRNA [Evidence IMP] [PMID 22893726]; GO_process: GO:0042273 - ribosomal large subunit biogenesis [Evidence IDA] [PMID 23945946]), protein MAPSTTVPSHQDIFPPETLLKKRKTSEELLAKKKEAAVAKKAANKEKRKVIFERAEKYVKEYRDNEREQIRLKRAAKADGSIYVPAQEKLVFVIRIKGINKIAPKPRKVLQLLRLHQINNGVFVRLTKATAELLRIVEPYIAYGYPNLASVRQLVYKRGYGKVNKQRVALTDNAIIEESLGKYGIICVEDLIHEIYTVGPHFKQASNFLWPFKLSNPSGGWGVRRKFKHFIEGGALGNREENINALIKAQN, encoded by the coding sequence ATGGCCCCATCCACCACCGTCCCATCGCACCAAGATATCTTCCCTCCCGAGACtcttctcaagaagagaaagacCTCTGAGGAGCTCCttgccaagaagaaggaggcTGCCGTTGCTAAGAAGGCCGCCAACaaggagaagagaaagGTCATCTTCGAGAGAGCCGAGAAGTACGTCAAGGAGTACCGTGACAATGAGAGAGAGCAAATCCGTCTTAAGCGTGCTGCCAAGGCCGACGGTAGCATCTACGTTCCTGCTCAAGAGAagcttgtttttgttatCCGTATCAAGGGTATCAACAAGATCGCTCCCAAGCCCCGTAAGGTCTTGCAATTGCTCAGACTCcaccaaatcaacaacGGTGTTTTCGTCAGACTCACCAAGGCCACTGCCGAGCTTTTGCGCATTGTCGAGCCCTACATTGCCTACGGTTACCCCAACTTGGCCTCTGTCCGTCAACTCGTTTACAAGCGTGGATACGGTAAGGTCAACAAGCAACGTGTCGCTTTGACCGACAACGCCATCATCGAGGAGTCTCTTGGCAAGTACGGCATCATCTGTGTCGAGGATCTCATCCACGAAATCTACACTGTCGGCCCCCACTTCAAGCAAGCCTCTAACTTCTTGTGGCCCTTCAAGCTCTCCAACccctctggcggctggggtgTTCGCAGAAAGTTCAAGCACTTCATCGAGGGTGGTGCTTTGGGCAACCGCGAGGAGAACATCAACGCTCTCATCAAGGCTCAAAACTAA